ACTTCACTGCACCTTCTATAATGCTATCCTAAGACTATTCAGTAATGTTAAATCATATCAAAGTAAGAAATAATATAAGGAAAAGAGATTCCATTTGGGCAAAACTTCAATTTTCAAAACTAAATTCTAAATTAAGCcacatttttttaatcatcaaaggtttttggaaaaaatatatattccaaagctatgtgtgtatgtatgcatgccctaggtgtacatacatatatttatatatacaaccTGCGGGTGAGGCAGTTCATAAAAAATGAACTTGATTATTTCCACATGAAAACCTGAATTTAGAGAATCCATTTCTACCTTGAACTTCTCTTTATGGAAAAGAGTGTGTCCTCTGCTTTCCTGCCATTTTAGCAAATATGACCTCATGCTTACATTATTAATTCAATGgctccttttaaaagaaaattcatatcAAAGCTTACTCTTAGAAAGGGAATAAACTCCAATGAGAGATACCAAAcatattccattattttcatatttttaagttaggccttttatgttttttccatgacttaaaatttttctatatatttaaaaaccttattagcatttaaaagttcttataaaatttgagaaatcAGTGCTTTTCATAATCCTACTGATCAATTTCACCATTACTTAGTGGTAACTAACATTTTCTCCATAagtaaaaaaaagacttaatctAATGCAGTCTGTGCCCTATTTATTATTCTCTAATGAGGAATCTtaaattatttgagaaaagaattaAACTTCACTGGCCTTATCTCCTCTAAGAAATCTCTGATACTGAGTAAGAGAGGAACTATAGATAAAAGGCTTCCCATATTCCTTCCATTTATAGAGTTTTTCCTTATTGTGAACTTTTTTGTGTCTGCACAGATTTGATCTGTAACTGTAGGCCTTCCCGCACTCCAGACACTTGTAGAGTTTCTCCCCAGTATGGATTCTCTCGTGCTCAGTGAGGAATGAATACTGGctgaaggccttcccacactGATTACACTGGTAGGGCTTCTCTCCGGTGTGAATTCTCTGGTGCCTGTAAAGATTGGATTTGCAACCAAAGGCTTTACCACATTCTCCACAGCTATAAAGCTTTTCCCCGGTGTGAATTTTACAATGTTCATTGAAGGAAGAATACTGGTTGAAGGTTTTCCCACACTCGGTACACTGATAGGGTTTCTGGTCCATGTGAATTCGCTGGTGTTCAGTAAGGGTTGAGATGCGTGTGAAGGTTCTTCCACATTCCAAGCATTTACACAGCTGCTCCCCAGTATGAAGCCTCTGGTGTTCAGCCAGGGAGGCAAATTGGCTGTAacctttcccacattcactgcatttaTAGGGTTTCTCCCCTGTATGGATTCTTTGGTGTCTTTGAAGTTTTGCTCTACAGTTGAAGGCCTTCTCACATTCAGTACATTTATAGAGTTTCTcgccagtatgaattctctgatgtacAGTGAGGGTTGAACACTGgctaaaggctttcccacattccttgcactgatagggtttctctccagtgtgcaCTCTGAGATGCTTGATCAGGGTTGAACTGCTGCTGAATGCTTTctcacattcattacatttgtaaggtttctctccggtatgaattctctgatgggCAAGAAGGGATGATCTGTGGCTAAAGGTTTTCTCACATTCACTACACCTGtagggtttctcaccagtatgaattctctggtgTTCAATCAGATGAAGACTCTGGTTGAAgcttttcccacattcattacaaaTATAAGGTTTTTCTCCTGGATAAATCTGGAAGCGTCTCATTAGGtcaaaattctgtttaaaatctttcccaaatgtgtaatatatattgGGTATCCTTCCTACAGGAACAGTCTGTTGTGTAACAAGAATTGTGTCTATAAGGAAGCCTTTCCCCAACTCAAGACTTATCTGCTTTACATCTCCAATCCCAGGATTTTTGTGGGAGGCCACCATTTGCCTAAGAGGTTTCTTCTGTTGCTCCTGTTCTGTCTCACTCTCAAATTCCATAGTTTGTCCAAAATTGGTGTCCCCGTGACCAAACTTAACGGaccttttctttattattccctGAAATGTCTCTTCTCTAGAAATGTCCTGTGTGGAAGGCAAGGATTCCATTTCAGGCTGAGTCTTGAAACCTGGAATGAGTCAGGGGCATTAACGATGGTACCTCTACTGGGAGAGACAAACGCATCAGTAGAACAATAACACTGGCAATAGTACATATAAAAGAGCTGCAATACCTCTTTTGATCCCAAATATGGACTTGCATCTAGGGAAAAAATAGGACACGATGGAAAGAGAGGTGAAGAGGAGAAGGAGTGGTGGTGTGGGAGAATACAGTGGATGAATGAACACTAGAAACAAATGAAGACATTGCAATTTGCAAGAAGTCAATGCAGGGAGAACTGGCTAAGCAGAAGATATGAGGCTCAGAAAAATGTCAGCTCATAAGCTCCAGTTGGATACTGTGGGATATTTCAGTTTATCATTTCCTACTCTGTATACTGAGCAATGAAGCAggtattttgtctttattttctccttaaaaaaaaaagaaaaaaagtttcacttatggggcacctgggaggctcagtcagttgagcatctgccgtcagcttaggtcatgatctcagggtcctgggatcaagccctgcatccagctccctgctcagcagggagtctgcttctccctctgcccttccatccTGCTCATGTATATgtttgctttcaaataaataaaatctttaaaaaaataaaagtttacttattttctcttttttagtaatctctacactcaacaagGGActctaactcacaaccccaagatctaGATTtgcatgctcaaccaactgagccagccaggcacccgttttctcctctctattcatatgtggcttttattatgttttctccCCAAGCTCTCGCTAAAACTCTATACATATtaggcagcccaggtagctcagcagtttagcgccaccttcagcccatggcatgatcctggagacccaggatcgagtcccacatcggactccttgtgtggagtctgcttctccctctgcctgtgtctctgcctctctctgtgtgtctctcatgaataaacaaaattttaaaaaaatataaaactctatacacatttttaaaatctctgctaTGTTTTCCTTCAGTTTTATAAATCTGTATGTGAATATGATTTCATATCATAGTCTGTAAAAAGAGGATGTTCAGCCTTTAAAACTTACAGCAGCCCTGAAGCATGGCTGCGTTGAGGATATCTGATTTAAATTCAGGATGCTGactataaaaaagaggaaaatacagaataaatCAGCCACATTCAACAATCTATCCCTAGTGATTGGAAGAATAACAGTTTTTTCATACCACCCTGCCACCACTTTTCCTCTTCCTATTTGAtcacaaggagaaatagatataTTTCTCTCTCCTAATAAACTGCAACCAGAAGATTAACCTCCTTTGTAGGAATCTTTTTAGGCTAATGAAAGTCTACAAGAAATGCAGAGTCAATATGCCCCAAAATTCTGAAATATACCCAAACCCCAAGCTCAGATCTGATGTTAAGTCAAAGGATTTAGCTTGAGCTGATTCTAAGGAACTGTGGGTTAAAATGTGGCTCTCTTTAATCAATCCATGATTGAAAATAGATTAAAACTAAGTCTTTCTAAGGAGCTAATTATATGTActtaaacaataaaacaaagtataACTAGGTGATTTATGTCAATAAAATCCATCCAGTTTCagtaatgaaatatattttattaaaatcaaatagtaagagaaaaagatatacaggctataaatatgtataaaaatacagatttttcttcATGATGTTAATGGGAAACCTAGCAGTTTCGATTTTAAAGTATCAACCAGGATACCCTCTCTCTTTTCATCCTTTGCCACAATAGGACATCCTTTGCCCATCCAGAAACTTATCAGGCTACTCTAACattgtttttctaaagaaatttaacTAGTAAAGCCTAAATTAGCCATCTCTTTCTTAGAATTCCACAACATGTTTTACTTACATATTCTAtcacttaatattttttgtattgaAGCCTGAAAATAATTCAAGTATTTCTTCAAGGAGAACAGTGGACACATCTCATGGTTATTTGTTAATCCCTTACTATGCACATGACAAGTTCACAATTAGAATgacttacataaaaaaataatgtgtgaaCAAGCAGAGTAAGTTGGAAAAATTATGAAGGGCAGGTGacctcaaaaatgaaaagacattctcTCCTCACATGTTGGACTCCTAAAACCCAACCAggcatttattgaacaaatagtTAATAATCAATAATAACATGAAACAAACAAGTGACTAGAGAGAAGCCTCTTTGACACGAGAAGCCTCAGGTGTATATAATTCAGGGAGTGGTCTTATAAAGGAAATTGGATAATAAAGAGGGGATGGATTTCAGTAGAACAAGAAAAGAGGACTCTGCATATCAGAAAGAAGGCCTGAGCAAAGTCATCTGGCAGTGGGGAAGTAAACCTATTTAGGGGAGGCTAACTGACTAAAGAAGGAAATCCAGGTtggaatttgttaaaattttgattaaacaGTATGAGGCTGGGCACAGAATTCCTAAATAGTGGGCAGAGGAACTCAGAATAATACAGGTGTTGTACGTTCTCAGGCAGGTAATAATAAGACGAGGCGGTCAGATCTGGGAAAGGAGACAGGTTGGACCAGAGCAAGGACAGAGCAGAAGCAGAGCAGTGATGTAACTGCCGTGGTCTGGCTGTactgagttcttaattttgaGCTTCATCAGCACTGAGTTCATCATAAAGGCAGCTCAATTAGATTCAAAAACTATTAGCTAAATGCAGGATATTTGATGCCAGAGGCACAGAAGGCAAAGAAAGACCTTGTCTCTTCCTTAAATATACATGATCCaattaggaaaataaacaataacaaagGAACTATAATTAACTCTGACAGATGCTGTCATGGATGTATTCAATGCATGCAGAATGTGCCATGTGAACTCAAGTGATTGAGAAATGAATAGTGcctgggaaggaggagaaataagGAGAACCTACAGATCAGGTGGGCAGATGGATCCTGAAGGGTGAGAGGGTTTCCAGGGGATAAGACGGAGGTGGTAATCCAAGAAGGAATGACACACAAATTAATGAGTCTGCAGGTTTGGCCAGAACACGTCGCTGACATGCAAGTGGCCCTTGATTCCCACAGAGGAACATGGAGACAGGCTCTGAAGTAGGTTTAATGTCACAGTAAGAATAGTTCTTGCCTCTGTGGATAATGGAGAAACAACAAAGTCTCTTAAGGTAGAGATTAACACCTGAGTTTCAAAAAGATCTCTCTGCTGATGGCACAGAGGGTGGGAACAGGagaacaggctcagagagggtaggTAATCTTCCCAGAGCTCAGAGCATGTGTAAGCAGTGGCAGGGCTAACGTGAGATTAGGAATGTCTAAATTCAAGCCATGATCTTAAGTGCTATGCTGCACAACTCACTAAACTCTTTATCtggagaaaaatgtattttaataaaggtGAAAATTATCTGTGAAGAGAATGAGGGGGGAAAATGCCAATAAAGGCAAGAATCATAGATTAAAggccaaagcacaaagacagaaGCAAAATATTGCAAATCCATGTCCCACTGGGAACAGAAAATACCTGGTGCTCTGGATTTCTATCACTGCTCTTCAGCTATCTGGCTCTATTAGTGAAGGGTTTTACAACCTCCAAGGCACTGTTCCTTCTGATATAAAGAGAGGAATCTAAATTTGACCATCTTTAAGTGATCCTCCAACtcccataactggaagttttAGTTTAAAGACCAATGAGATTTGCCAAGGCTAGAAGAGAGGTATGCACATGACAGGTCTCAGGGCCAACCCCAGCTCTGTTCCTGGAAGGCAGCTACACCTGTCCACATGCCATGGTCTCTGGCTGCATTTGCTTTACAAACGTGGAGTTAAAGGATTGCAGTAGAGACCCCTGGCCCCCAATGCCAAGCTATTTACCAGCTGGCCTATTGCAGGGAaagtgtgccaggccctgggctagaAAGGCAACAGTGGTCAAGGAGAGCTGGTTGACTCTGACAGTGGGACAAGATGGCCCACTCCAAGGAGATACAAGGGAAATGTTGAGTTAGGAAATCAGAGACATGGGTGCATTGACAACACTCTGAAATAGGAGGCTGGTGAAAGAAATTTAGAAGATTCAAAACAAGGCAGAAGGTGTAAAGTATTTAAAATCTGTTGGGCATGAACATGTATAAATGCAGATGGAAAGAAAACTGTGAAGGCCAAGAGGCCAAGATGGCAGAAGAGGGTGAGAGAGGCCGCAGCAAAGGAAAAGAGGTAGAAAATGTGGAAGTGttagggaagagaagagagtccACACGAGGGCCTTCTGGATGCCAAGAAAACCATTCCAACCACAGAGCCTCCTGTCAGGAGGCCCTGGCTCAGAATTTCCAGGGAACTTCTCCCAGTGCTGCTTCCTCATGACCTGCTCATGGGTAAGCActgccctccgccccccgcccatTCCCCAGCCACTCACTCACCTACACAGGCATCTTGAGGGACTTCCCTGTCCACGGTGCAGGGATCTTCTCCTTGCTGCAACTGGTAGATCACCTTTGGCGTTGAGAATGGAATCCCTGCTCGTGAAGAAGGGAATAGGGATTGAGCGGGTGGTACAAAGGGCAACTCCAGAGCTCAGGCACCAGAACCCATGGTGCGGAGAAGGGAGCCTGGGGAGCTGAGAGCATGGGTGCTTCTCAGGGGGCCTGGGCGCTCGAGATGGATTGGAGTGGGGAGGTCTCAGTTTGGAACTGATACAGGGCTCTACCTCGACAGGTCTGTTCGTTCCTCAGACTCTAAACTGAGACCCAGTGATTGGAGAAGGAGGATGCTGGTCAGGAGGCAGGGTGGAaggaaagcagaggaaggagaaaagcagagcGTGAAGGGCATCCTGTCATAAATGCCCAATGTCAAGTCCACAGATAATTGTCCTTGCCCAGGGGCATGGCAGGAG
This sequence is a window from Canis aureus isolate CA01 chromosome 10, VMU_Caureus_v.1.0, whole genome shotgun sequence. Protein-coding genes within it:
- the ZNF354C gene encoding zinc finger protein 354C isoform X2; the protein is MLENYGTLVSLGIPFSTPKVIYQLQQGEDPCTVDREVPQDACVGFKTQPEMESLPSTQDISREETFQGIIKKRSVKFGHGDTNFGQTMEFESETEQEQQKKPLRQMVASHKNPGIGDVKQISLELGKGFLIDTILVTQQTVPVGRIPNIYYTFGKDFKQNFDLMRRFQIYPGEKPYICNECGKSFNQSLHLIEHQRIHTGEKPYRCSECEKTFSHRSSLLAHQRIHTGEKPYKCNECEKAFSSSSTLIKHLRVHTGEKPYQCKECGKAFSQCSTLTVHQRIHTGEKLYKCTECEKAFNCRAKLQRHQRIHTGEKPYKCSECGKGYSQFASLAEHQRLHTGEQLCKCLECGRTFTRISTLTEHQRIHMDQKPYQCTECGKTFNQYSSFNEHCKIHTGEKLYSCGECGKAFGCKSNLYRHQRIHTGEKPYQCNQCGKAFSQYSFLTEHERIHTGEKLYKCLECGKAYSYRSNLCRHKKVHNKEKLYKWKEYGKPFIYSSSLTQYQRFLRGDKASEV
- the ZNF354C gene encoding zinc finger protein 354C isoform X1 gives rise to the protein MAVDLLPTEVTESVTFRDVAVLFSHDEWLHLDSAQRTLYREVMLENYGTLVSLGIPFSTPKVIYQLQQGEDPCTVDREVPQDACVGFKTQPEMESLPSTQDISREETFQGIIKKRSVKFGHGDTNFGQTMEFESETEQEQQKKPLRQMVASHKNPGIGDVKQISLELGKGFLIDTILVTQQTVPVGRIPNIYYTFGKDFKQNFDLMRRFQIYPGEKPYICNECGKSFNQSLHLIEHQRIHTGEKPYRCSECEKTFSHRSSLLAHQRIHTGEKPYKCNECEKAFSSSSTLIKHLRVHTGEKPYQCKECGKAFSQCSTLTVHQRIHTGEKLYKCTECEKAFNCRAKLQRHQRIHTGEKPYKCSECGKGYSQFASLAEHQRLHTGEQLCKCLECGRTFTRISTLTEHQRIHMDQKPYQCTECGKTFNQYSSFNEHCKIHTGEKLYSCGECGKAFGCKSNLYRHQRIHTGEKPYQCNQCGKAFSQYSFLTEHERIHTGEKLYKCLECGKAYSYRSNLCRHKKVHNKEKLYKWKEYGKPFIYSSSLTQYQRFLRGDKASEV